A stretch of Lathyrus oleraceus cultivar Zhongwan6 chromosome 6, CAAS_Psat_ZW6_1.0, whole genome shotgun sequence DNA encodes these proteins:
- the LOC127093615 gene encoding uncharacterized protein LOC127093615, translated as MLLTEYDIQYVAQKAIKGSIMSDYLAHLPVEGYQSLKLDFPDEDIMFIRDFTMPGFEVSPEEGPEPGSRWMLVFDGASNARGQGIGVVITSPTGFHIPFTARLCFDCTNNMAEYEACIYGLEATIDLRIKILEVFGDSALVISQVKGNWETRDNKLIPYKEHIRKLIPYFDEISFHHISREENQLVDVLATLASMFKVKWKNEAPSIQIDHLDEPAHCLSIEADPNDKPWFYDIKTFLEKRQYPEGISITDKKALRRLSSKFFLNGDVLYKRNYDSVLVRFVDRHEASTIIRSIHKGCKGVHAKGPAMAKKILRAGYYWTTMEVDCYNFVKRCHKCQTYGDKIFVPPTPLNVETDTGVGDGRRCGGPRKRGGETGL; from the coding sequence ATGCTGCTCACCGAGTATGATATACAGTATGTGGCCCAGAAAGCAATAAAAGGGAGTATTATGTCTGACTATCTAGCCCACCTTCCTGTTGAAGGCTACCAATCATTAAAGTTAGactttccagatgaagacatcatgtttatCAGAGATTTTACGATGCCAGGCTTCGAGGTAAGCCCTGAGGAAGGCCCCGAACCAGGATCACGATGGATGCTCGTGTTCGACGGTGCTTCCAATGCCAGAGGTCAAGGTATAGGTGTTGTTATCACTTCTCCAACTGGTTTCCACATCCCCTTCACTGCTAGATTATGTTTTgactgcaccaacaatatggcagaatatgaagcatgtatctacGGTTTAGAGGCGACAATCGACTTGAGAATCAAAATCCTTGAGGTATTCGGcgattcagctctggtaatcagtCAAGTGAAAGGCAACTGGGAAACTCGAGATAACAAGTTGATACCCTACAAAGAGCATATCAGAAAACTGATCCCATATTTTGATGAGATTTCCTTTCATCACATTTCTAGGGAAGAAAATCAGTTAGTAGACGTTCTAGCCACGCTGgcatctatgttcaaagtcaaatggaagaatgagGCACCATCCATCCAGATTGACCACttagatgaaccagcacattGTCTATCAATTGAGGCCGATCCTAACGATaagccttggttctatgacataaAGACATTTCTGGAGAAACGACAGTATCCTGAGGGTATATCCATTACCGATAAGAAGGCTCTAAGAAGACTCTCTTCTAAGTTCTTCCTAAACGGTGATGTGTTGTATAAAAGGAATTATGATTCTGTACTTGTCAGATtcgtggatagacacgaagctagTACAATCATAAGATCCATACACAAAGGTTGCAAGGGTGTACATGCAAAGGGTCCtgctatggccaagaagattctccgggctggttattattggacGACAATGGAGGTTGATTGCTACAACTTTGTGAAAAGATGCCATAAGTGCCAGACATATGGTGATAAGATCTTTGTACCACCAACCCCGTTGAAT